The following are encoded together in the Streptomyces sp. NBC_00341 genome:
- a CDS encoding FHA domain-containing protein, whose amino-acid sequence MTGAVRGAGVDDGGRDDAYDDLDEWEPVLPEGVPATPPPPPESPAADSGVRCPGCAALVPSVTVRCPRCLARVGSGEPGRQRARGGPMPAGARAVLYFDTLALSLPVLPGEPLRLGRDPGWAPDSAGSFREQTTVSRRHAGVSLDPDGTVWVTEETGGTMNGTWVNDTPLLPGERHRLRHGDRLRLGRTVGCTVRLAGEGPC is encoded by the coding sequence TTGACCGGGGCCGTCCGGGGCGCCGGGGTGGACGACGGGGGCCGCGACGACGCGTACGACGATCTGGACGAGTGGGAGCCCGTCCTGCCCGAGGGCGTACCCGCGACGCCGCCACCGCCCCCGGAGAGCCCGGCGGCCGACTCCGGCGTGCGCTGCCCCGGTTGCGCGGCTCTCGTGCCCTCCGTGACCGTGCGCTGTCCGCGCTGTCTGGCCCGGGTCGGGAGCGGGGAGCCCGGAAGGCAGCGCGCCCGCGGCGGGCCGATGCCGGCCGGCGCCCGCGCGGTGCTGTACTTCGACACGCTGGCCCTGTCGCTTCCCGTCCTCCCCGGGGAGCCCCTGCGGCTCGGCAGGGATCCGGGCTGGGCCCCCGACTCGGCCGGTTCCTTCAGGGAGCAGACCACCGTGTCCCGTCGGCACGCCGGCGTATCCCTGGACCCCGACGGGACGGTCTGGGTCACCGAGGAGACCGGCGGGACCATGAACGGCACCTGGGTGAACGACACTCCGCTGCTGCCCGGCGAAAGGCACCGGCTGCGGCACGGTGACCGCCTCCGGCTGGGCCGTACGGTCGGCTGCACCGTCCGCCTCGCGGGGGAAGGGCCTTGCTGA